In the genome of Fundidesulfovibrio soli, one region contains:
- a CDS encoding motility associated factor glycosyltransferase family protein yields the protein MSGTMNMHQFLTGNLETLAELKEPVATWLAQSVADIEGALSRVFVNHMGLLDWRMDDGGGLIERCPPLPVLYQEWRPKNTPEKDATVLLGCNLGYGLNHVLTGTPSTHRVLVVEPRPDMLLACLGETDYRPFLKAGRLRFLAPDHDIIEKALHRLDLNLLYGNIHLRNDMPSQQIGPEYAHWSGILRGKLENFSVEMATLRLKQEVMVGNELRNFHDAMNNGSLLPMQGCASGVTAVILGAGPSLAQTGPQLVERPGHALYASALQTLPALERIGLKPDFCMAIDFRHEMMRLYDGIKDINWLNDLPLIYSTKLDPEVVARYPGPKIPLWTMGGMATYVFSEHELVLDAGGNVGVTLARFLTWCGVSRILLAGQDFAWPAERSHAPGHHAHGNVQNFDPARGDVKLMNLHGETIFSNVGYLSAKRDLEKDLRKAQLPVYNIYGGGAEIEGSRVVDVEECHQKGLLASQPGAKERFLTSLRRVNQPRVRPVYQARYGTWNDSLRHATKRFDKLLKKPGRNQVEIKQLLLNVLQFLKQDPLYLPYLFNEVMDMASLANLKERYGQADMRDYKDILKRALGKVKRVDEVFGPSSLDRSVKVA from the coding sequence ATGTCCGGCACCATGAACATGCACCAATTCCTCACCGGCAACCTTGAGACTCTGGCGGAGCTCAAGGAACCCGTGGCCACCTGGCTGGCGCAGTCCGTCGCGGACATCGAGGGCGCGCTCTCCCGCGTTTTCGTCAACCACATGGGCCTGCTGGATTGGCGCATGGACGACGGCGGCGGCCTCATCGAACGCTGCCCGCCCCTTCCGGTGCTCTACCAGGAGTGGCGGCCCAAGAACACGCCGGAGAAGGACGCCACGGTGCTCCTGGGCTGCAACCTGGGCTACGGCCTGAACCACGTGCTCACCGGCACGCCCTCCACGCACCGGGTGCTGGTGGTGGAGCCCCGGCCCGACATGCTCCTGGCCTGCCTGGGCGAGACGGACTACCGCCCCTTCCTCAAGGCCGGGCGGCTGCGCTTCCTGGCGCCGGACCACGACATCATCGAGAAGGCCCTGCACCGCCTGGACCTGAACCTGCTCTACGGCAACATCCACCTGCGCAACGACATGCCCTCCCAGCAGATCGGCCCGGAGTACGCCCACTGGAGCGGCATCCTGCGCGGCAAGCTGGAGAACTTCTCGGTGGAGATGGCCACCCTGCGCCTGAAGCAGGAGGTCATGGTGGGCAACGAGCTGCGGAACTTCCACGACGCCATGAACAACGGCAGCCTGCTGCCCATGCAGGGCTGCGCCTCGGGGGTCACGGCGGTGATCCTGGGCGCGGGTCCGTCGCTGGCGCAGACCGGCCCGCAGCTGGTCGAGCGCCCCGGCCACGCCCTCTACGCCTCGGCCCTGCAGACCCTTCCCGCGCTGGAGCGCATCGGCCTCAAGCCGGACTTCTGCATGGCCATCGACTTCCGCCACGAGATGATGCGCCTCTACGACGGCATCAAGGACATCAACTGGCTGAACGACCTGCCCCTGATCTACTCCACCAAGCTCGACCCCGAGGTCGTGGCCCGTTACCCCGGCCCCAAGATCCCCCTGTGGACCATGGGCGGCATGGCCACCTACGTGTTCAGCGAGCACGAGCTGGTGCTTGACGCGGGCGGCAACGTGGGCGTCACCCTGGCGCGCTTCCTCACCTGGTGCGGCGTGAGCCGCATCCTGCTGGCCGGGCAGGACTTCGCCTGGCCCGCCGAGCGCAGCCACGCCCCCGGCCACCACGCCCACGGCAACGTGCAGAATTTCGACCCGGCCCGGGGCGACGTGAAGCTCATGAACCTCCACGGCGAGACCATCTTCTCCAACGTGGGCTACCTCTCGGCCAAGCGCGACCTGGAGAAGGACCTGCGCAAGGCCCAACTGCCGGTCTACAACATCTACGGCGGCGGCGCCGAGATCGAGGGCAGCCGCGTGGTTGACGTGGAGGAATGCCACCAGAAGGGCCTGCTGGCCTCCCAGCCGGGAGCGAAGGAGCGCTTCCTCACCTCGCTGCGGCGCGTGAACCAGCCCCGTGTGCGCCCCGTGTACCAGGCCCGCTACGGCACCTGGAACGACTCCTTGCGCCACGCCACCAAGCGCTTCGACAAGCTGCTCAAGAAGCCGGGCCGCAACCAGGTCGAGATAAAGCAGCTGCTGCTCAACGTGCTGCAGTTCCTCAAGCAGGATCCGCTCTACCTGCCCTATTTGTTCAACGAGGTCATGGACATGGCCTCCCTTGCCAACCTCAAGGAGCGCTATGGCCAAGCCGACATGCGGGACTACAAGGACATCCTCAAGCGGGCCCTGGGCAAGGTCAAACGCGTGGACGAGGTGTTCGGCCCCTCCAGCCTGGACCGTAGCGTGAAAGTGGCCTAA
- a CDS encoding cysteine synthase encodes MAHADILTLAGDTPLVTIRRLNPNPDVTLLVKLEAKNPGGSIKDRVALAMIEAAQASGELTPDKTVIEATSGNTGIGLAMVCAVKGLKLTLVMPSSASEERKRIMRAYGAELLLTPGHLGTDGAIEEAYRLAREYPERYVLMDQFNNPASIEAHYRGTGQEIWDQTAGAVTHVVATLGTSGTAMGIAKKLKELNPAVKVVAVEPRPGHRIQGLKNMQESYPPGIYDKRALEVVRVEDEEAFEMARQLARQEGILAGMSGGAAMAAAASLCRELVSGLVVAILPDGGERYLSTELYAAQEQRGVRLRTVETGKQVHLPPGAAGFYTPGPSLDATADAECWRRIVLLDVLARHGRGRDAASSVVVGLADMDDRALAASRAAGLSREDFARQALDGLNRLAGQLRVEASFTMASASLERMLDMTRALMRKGYSYERLRSVYFDVARDKGYGALSHANLGRLALGKTVDLAAYLKDHPQDFTLLKRVSLQDLKLGQVVQTEWGAVRPSWFLQMAACPLERLPKLTAVLAGEGQCFPMLENLRAIWNLTGGVRPAAWLTSGVVKGSGDTCDLADVARSMGGFQAARLWLLSLHYRRPLDVSEKTLSMWARNWRKLQDTAVNLSHCAVNDSVASADAAQAVENLRAELEQAMDDDLGLHRFWPQLFAYCRRANAAAGSRGPTPGDAAIYLEGLKAVNAVLGVMDESRLPLARQAWPGLAQSMVQKREMARAAKEFELADTLREQLGLMGLRLEDTSAGPRLFTVSPE; translated from the coding sequence ATGGCACACGCAGACATCCTCACTCTCGCGGGCGACACCCCGCTGGTGACCATCCGGCGCCTCAACCCCAATCCGGACGTCACCCTGCTGGTCAAGCTGGAGGCCAAGAACCCCGGCGGCTCCATCAAGGACCGCGTGGCCCTGGCCATGATCGAGGCGGCCCAGGCCTCCGGGGAGCTCACCCCGGACAAGACCGTCATCGAGGCCACCTCGGGCAACACCGGCATCGGCCTGGCCATGGTCTGCGCCGTGAAGGGGCTCAAGCTCACGCTGGTCATGCCGTCCTCCGCCTCGGAGGAGCGCAAGCGCATCATGCGCGCCTACGGGGCCGAGCTGCTGCTCACGCCGGGTCACCTGGGCACGGACGGGGCCATCGAGGAGGCCTACCGCCTGGCCCGCGAATATCCCGAACGCTACGTGCTCATGGACCAGTTCAACAATCCCGCCAGCATAGAGGCCCATTACCGGGGCACCGGCCAGGAAATCTGGGACCAGACCGCGGGCGCGGTCACCCATGTGGTGGCCACCCTGGGCACTTCGGGTACGGCCATGGGCATCGCCAAGAAACTCAAGGAATTGAACCCGGCCGTCAAAGTGGTGGCGGTGGAGCCCAGGCCCGGGCACAGGATACAGGGGCTCAAGAACATGCAGGAGTCCTACCCGCCGGGCATCTACGACAAGCGGGCGCTGGAGGTTGTGCGCGTGGAGGACGAGGAAGCCTTCGAAATGGCCAGGCAACTGGCGCGCCAGGAGGGCATACTGGCGGGAATGAGCGGCGGGGCGGCCATGGCCGCTGCGGCCAGCCTCTGCCGCGAGCTGGTCTCCGGGCTGGTGGTGGCCATCCTGCCCGATGGCGGCGAACGCTACCTCTCCACCGAGCTGTACGCCGCCCAGGAACAGCGCGGCGTGCGCCTGCGCACCGTGGAGACCGGCAAGCAGGTGCACTTGCCCCCCGGGGCCGCCGGATTCTACACCCCCGGCCCCAGCCTGGACGCCACGGCCGACGCCGAATGCTGGCGGCGCATCGTGCTCTTGGACGTGCTGGCGCGCCACGGGCGCGGGCGGGACGCGGCCTCCTCCGTGGTGGTGGGCCTGGCCGACATGGACGACAGGGCCTTGGCCGCGTCGCGCGCTGCCGGGCTCTCCCGGGAGGATTTCGCCCGCCAGGCCCTGGACGGCCTCAACAGGCTGGCGGGGCAGCTGCGCGTGGAGGCCTCCTTCACCATGGCCTCGGCCTCGCTTGAGCGCATGCTGGACATGACCAGGGCGCTCATGCGCAAGGGCTACAGCTACGAGCGGCTGCGCTCGGTCTATTTCGACGTGGCGCGCGACAAGGGCTACGGGGCGCTCTCCCACGCCAACCTGGGCAGGCTGGCTCTGGGCAAGACCGTGGACCTGGCGGCCTACCTCAAGGACCACCCCCAGGACTTCACCCTGCTCAAGCGAGTCAGCCTGCAGGACCTCAAGCTCGGCCAGGTGGTGCAGACCGAGTGGGGGGCCGTGCGCCCAAGCTGGTTTTTGCAGATGGCGGCCTGCCCGCTGGAGCGGCTGCCCAAGCTCACGGCGGTGCTGGCGGGCGAGGGGCAGTGTTTCCCAATGCTTGAGAACCTGCGCGCCATCTGGAACCTGACCGGCGGAGTGCGCCCGGCGGCCTGGCTCACCAGCGGCGTGGTCAAGGGCTCAGGGGACACCTGCGACCTGGCCGACGTGGCCCGGAGCATGGGCGGCTTCCAGGCCGCGCGGCTTTGGCTGCTGTCGCTGCATTACCGCAGGCCGCTGGACGTGTCCGAGAAGACCCTTTCCATGTGGGCCAGGAACTGGCGCAAGCTCCAGGACACGGCCGTGAACCTCTCGCACTGCGCCGTGAACGATTCCGTGGCCTCGGCCGACGCGGCCCAGGCCGTTGAGAACCTGCGCGCCGAGCTGGAGCAGGCCATGGACGACGACCTCGGGCTGCACCGCTTCTGGCCGCAGCTTTTCGCCTATTGCCGCCGGGCCAACGCGGCCGCCGGTTCGCGCGGCCCCACCCCCGGGGACGCCGCCATCTACCTGGAGGGCCTCAAGGCCGTGAACGCGGTTCTGGGAGTGATGGACGAATCCCGCCTGCCCCTGGCCAGGCAGGCTTGGCCGGGCCTGGCCCAGAGCATGGTGCAGAAGCGGGAGATGGCCCGGGCCGCCAAGGAGTTCGAGCTGGCCGACACCCTGCGGGAGCAGTTGGGGCTCATGGGCCTCAGGCTGGAGGACACCTCCGCCGGGCCGCGGCTCTTCACCGTCAGCCCGGAGTAG
- a CDS encoding DMT family transporter, with the protein MAQRVGMEHVGPFVFNGVRFALGACALLPLAIRSTGRIVPRECSPTPAWLGYLCAGTALTAGASLQQIGMLHTTAGNAGFITCLYVILVPLFAALLGNRTPLGTVLGALCAVAGMYLLSINEQFHINPGDLLELIGAFFWAGHVLVAAWFAPRMNPIHLAVGQYAVCSVLSLIFAVWTGESFALEGLMDAAVPILYGGLLSVGLAYTLQLVAQRDANPSHAAIILSLESVFAALGGWLLIGETLTPRGLVGCALMLAGMLLSELWPRKNGLAPEGGSCT; encoded by the coding sequence GTGGCGCAGCGCGTGGGCATGGAGCATGTGGGCCCATTCGTATTCAACGGCGTGCGCTTCGCTCTGGGCGCCTGCGCCCTGCTGCCGCTGGCGATCCGCTCCACGGGCCGCATCGTCCCCAGGGAGTGTTCGCCCACGCCCGCCTGGCTGGGCTACCTCTGCGCGGGTACGGCCCTGACCGCCGGGGCCAGCCTGCAGCAGATCGGCATGCTGCACACCACAGCGGGCAACGCCGGGTTCATCACCTGCCTGTACGTGATCCTGGTGCCCCTCTTCGCCGCCCTGCTGGGAAACCGCACGCCGCTGGGCACGGTGCTCGGCGCCCTGTGCGCCGTGGCGGGCATGTATCTGCTGAGCATCAACGAGCAGTTCCACATCAACCCCGGCGACCTCCTGGAGCTCATCGGGGCCTTCTTCTGGGCCGGGCACGTGCTGGTGGCGGCCTGGTTCGCCCCGCGCATGAATCCCATTCACCTGGCCGTGGGCCAGTATGCGGTCTGCTCCGTTCTGAGCCTGATTTTCGCGGTCTGGACTGGGGAATCCTTCGCGTTGGAAGGGCTGATGGACGCGGCAGTGCCCATCCTTTACGGCGGTCTGCTCTCCGTGGGGCTGGCCTACACGCTGCAACTGGTGGCCCAGCGCGACGCCAACCCCTCCCACGCGGCAATCATCCTGAGCCTTGAGTCCGTGTTCGCGGCCCTGGGCGGCTGGCTGCTCATCGGGGAGACGCTCACCCCGCGCGGCTTGGTTGGTTGCGCATTGATGCTGGCCGGGATGCTGCTTTCCGAGCTGTGGCCCCGCAAGAACGGCCTGGCCCCGGAAGGCGGAAGCTGCACCTGA
- a CDS encoding tetratricopeptide repeat protein, with the protein MVYNPAKVGLALINSDPSLVAKDRRTLAGMGYNTIRLFPSLVEARPHLGDDTVGLILLGDRTGALTGIECLRAIKRDKTLKHKAVVMLTAESRRERVLEAVSAGCGGYVLRPYTPQTCARHLRSAWESSHPDDVRALRMARADELAASGDHAQAAAAYSSVTQSHNEAMELFNMGLEHLRLQEFGLAIQAFNQALAINTMFAEAYKGLAHAHKGLGDQEKYLEHLNRCADILAIQDKLQELKELFVEILEQDPGAVNPYNSLGVRLRRSGDLSGALHAYTQALILTPSDENLHYNIAKAYVHASRREKAREHLRKALVIRPGFTEADQMLAELEQDGGDSPGA; encoded by the coding sequence ATGGTTTACAACCCCGCGAAAGTCGGCTTGGCGCTCATCAATTCCGATCCTTCCCTCGTGGCCAAGGACAGGCGCACACTCGCGGGCATGGGCTACAACACCATACGCCTGTTCCCCTCCCTGGTCGAGGCCCGGCCCCACCTGGGCGACGACACCGTGGGGCTCATCCTCCTGGGAGACCGCACCGGGGCTCTCACCGGAATCGAGTGCCTGCGGGCCATCAAGCGCGACAAGACCCTCAAGCACAAGGCCGTGGTGATGCTCACGGCGGAGAGCCGCCGCGAACGCGTGCTGGAGGCCGTCTCGGCGGGGTGCGGCGGCTACGTCCTGCGTCCCTACACGCCGCAGACCTGCGCCAGGCACTTGCGCTCCGCCTGGGAGTCCTCCCACCCGGACGATGTCCGCGCCCTGAGGATGGCCCGGGCCGACGAGCTGGCCGCGTCTGGGGACCATGCCCAGGCGGCGGCCGCCTACTCCAGCGTGACCCAGTCCCACAACGAGGCGATGGAGCTGTTCAACATGGGCCTGGAGCACCTGCGCCTGCAGGAGTTCGGGCTGGCCATCCAGGCCTTCAACCAGGCCCTGGCCATCAACACCATGTTCGCGGAGGCCTACAAAGGCCTGGCGCACGCGCACAAAGGGCTGGGCGATCAGGAGAAGTACCTGGAGCACCTCAACCGCTGCGCGGACATCCTGGCCATCCAGGACAAGCTCCAGGAGCTCAAGGAGCTCTTTGTGGAAATCCTCGAGCAGGACCCGGGGGCCGTCAACCCGTACAACTCCCTGGGTGTGCGGCTGCGCCGCTCGGGGGACCTCTCCGGCGCGCTGCACGCCTACACCCAGGCCCTGATCCTCACCCCCAGCGACGAAAACCTGCACTACAACATCGCCAAGGCCTACGTGCACGCCTCCAGGCGGGAAAAAGCCAGGGAGCACCTGCGCAAGGCCCTGGTCATCCGGCCCGGCTTCACGGAGGCGGACCAGATGCTTGCCGAACTGGAACAGGATGGGGGCGACAGCCCCGGCGCTTGA
- a CDS encoding TVP38/TMEM64 family protein has product MAGKSAGKWLTALGAALAVGAFFWLGGPRYFNLETLKTSRDGLQGLYAAHPAAMLTGYFALYVAAAALNLPGSAVLTLAGSAVFGFWAGLASVSFASSLGATMACALSRYLLRDWVRGRFGAVLDKVDRGLASEGAWYLASLRLVPVIPFFLINLVMGLTRMPLGRFYVVSQLGMLPGTIVFVNAGTELGRVDKIGDILSPGVLGSLALLAVFPVAAKWALSRFRRAKDDFRA; this is encoded by the coding sequence ATGGCGGGAAAATCCGCTGGAAAATGGCTGACGGCCCTTGGCGCGGCGCTGGCCGTGGGCGCGTTCTTCTGGCTGGGCGGCCCGCGGTACTTCAACCTTGAAACGCTCAAGACATCGCGCGACGGGCTCCAGGGGCTTTACGCCGCGCACCCGGCGGCCATGCTCACGGGGTATTTCGCACTGTATGTGGCGGCCGCTGCGCTCAACCTCCCCGGCAGCGCCGTGCTGACCCTGGCGGGCAGCGCCGTCTTCGGGTTCTGGGCGGGGCTGGCGTCCGTCTCGTTCGCCTCCAGCCTTGGGGCCACGATGGCCTGCGCACTCTCGCGGTACCTCCTGCGGGACTGGGTGCGCGGGCGCTTCGGGGCCGTGCTGGACAAGGTGGACCGGGGCCTGGCCAGCGAGGGGGCCTGGTATCTGGCTTCGCTGCGCTTGGTGCCCGTGATTCCCTTCTTCCTGATCAACCTGGTCATGGGCCTGACGCGGATGCCCCTGGGCAGGTTCTACGTCGTCTCGCAGCTGGGCATGCTCCCGGGGACCATCGTGTTCGTCAACGCCGGGACGGAACTGGGCCGCGTCGACAAGATCGGCGACATCCTCTCGCCCGGAGTGCTCGGTTCGCTGGCCCTGCTGGCGGTGTTTCCCGTGGCGGCCAAATGGGCCCTGAGCCGGTTCAGGCGCGCGAAGGATGACTTCCGGGCCTAA
- a CDS encoding PAS domain-containing hybrid sensor histidine kinase/response regulator yields the protein MTPTDNGLPPEFKSLAKRAPVSIMHINKQGVVSYVNDWHLAHFARGMREKDYFIGKPLCSLPGIDSAGVAGSLAPVLQGQDILLERVYTPEFSGGQSGYQTIRATPLLKDGKLCGAVVIREDVTRWVEMERIAISEHNRLRDLLNATTDSAVLIDANGRFVALNDEAARRRSMTVEELLGKCIYKYLDPEVSLYRRAMCEKVLAGSGPVQYEEKHGDRIFWVSIYPVPDSSGAVTLLASFSREITERKHMERALIRARERAEASFVAKTQFLANISHELRTPLNGILGAAQLAQSEPLNEEQAELWQIVGESGERLLQAINSLLDLADISSHALQASMKPFDLHRCVASVVMNFAVQARLKGLELSAEIHPSVPVIVAGDEFRLRQILVSLLSNAIQCTDEGHVLLSLTRIETIDLHGEGLFACEGGLPLLFTVEDTGVGIPADRLPHIFESFSLAEDTLTKRYSGSGVGLAISKGLVELLGGRIWAESTPGMGSTFSFTVSFWQPGEDVQDGQLDGPCGDARVLIVEDEHNNRVTAARMLSSRGYTVLQAENGQQALQMLRTNPVDVILMDIQMPVMDGITTTQLIRNGELHTVDRAIPIIALTAYATHRDRLRFLREGMNDFVTKPFKVGDLTSAIEKALARLP from the coding sequence ATGACCCCCACCGACAACGGCCTGCCTCCGGAATTCAAGTCTCTCGCCAAGCGGGCACCCGTGTCGATCATGCACATAAACAAGCAGGGAGTCGTCTCCTACGTCAACGACTGGCACCTCGCCCACTTCGCTCGCGGCATGCGCGAGAAGGACTACTTCATCGGCAAGCCCCTCTGCTCCCTGCCGGGCATCGACTCGGCCGGGGTCGCGGGCAGCCTCGCGCCCGTGCTGCAGGGCCAGGACATCCTGCTGGAGCGGGTGTACACCCCCGAATTCAGCGGGGGGCAATCCGGCTACCAGACCATCCGCGCCACTCCCCTGCTCAAGGATGGAAAATTGTGCGGCGCGGTGGTCATCCGGGAAGACGTGACGCGCTGGGTCGAGATGGAGCGCATCGCCATAAGCGAGCACAACCGCCTGAGGGACCTGCTCAACGCCACCACCGACTCGGCCGTGCTCATCGACGCCAATGGCCGGTTCGTGGCCCTCAACGACGAAGCCGCCAGGCGCCGTTCCATGACCGTTGAGGAGCTCCTCGGCAAGTGCATCTACAAATACCTGGACCCCGAGGTCTCGCTGTACAGGCGTGCCATGTGCGAAAAGGTGCTGGCCGGGTCCGGCCCGGTCCAATACGAGGAGAAGCACGGGGACCGGATCTTCTGGGTGAGCATCTACCCGGTTCCGGATTCGAGCGGCGCCGTCACGCTCCTGGCTTCATTCTCCCGCGAGATAACCGAACGCAAGCACATGGAGCGGGCGCTCATCAGGGCCCGGGAGAGGGCCGAGGCCTCTTTCGTCGCCAAGACGCAGTTCCTGGCCAACATCAGCCACGAACTGCGCACCCCTCTCAACGGCATCCTGGGCGCGGCGCAACTGGCCCAATCCGAGCCGCTCAACGAAGAGCAGGCCGAACTGTGGCAGATCGTCGGTGAATCCGGGGAGCGTCTGCTGCAGGCCATCAACTCCCTGCTGGACCTTGCAGACATCTCCTCCCACGCCCTGCAGGCTTCCATGAAGCCGTTCGACCTGCACCGCTGCGTGGCCTCGGTGGTGATGAACTTCGCGGTTCAGGCCCGGCTGAAGGGCCTTGAGCTCTCCGCCGAGATTCACCCGTCGGTGCCTGTGATCGTGGCCGGTGACGAGTTCCGGCTGCGCCAGATCCTGGTGAGCCTGCTCTCCAACGCCATCCAGTGCACCGATGAAGGGCACGTGCTCCTCTCGCTCACGCGCATCGAGACCATCGACCTTCACGGCGAAGGGCTCTTCGCCTGCGAAGGCGGGCTGCCGCTGCTCTTCACCGTGGAGGACACGGGGGTGGGCATCCCGGCGGACAGACTGCCCCACATTTTCGAGAGCTTCTCGCTGGCCGAGGACACCCTGACCAAGCGCTACAGCGGTTCGGGCGTGGGGCTGGCAATCTCCAAGGGGCTGGTGGAACTGCTGGGCGGCCGGATCTGGGCGGAAAGCACGCCTGGAATGGGCAGCACCTTCAGCTTCACCGTATCCTTCTGGCAGCCTGGGGAGGACGTTCAGGACGGGCAGTTGGACGGCCCGTGCGGCGACGCCCGGGTGCTCATCGTCGAGGACGAACACAACAATCGCGTCACCGCGGCCAGGATGCTCAGCAGCAGGGGCTACACGGTGCTGCAGGCCGAAAACGGCCAGCAGGCGCTGCAGATGCTGCGAACCAACCCGGTGGACGTGATCCTCATGGACATCCAGATGCCCGTCATGGACGGCATCACGACCACCCAACTCATCCGCAACGGCGAGCTTCACACCGTTGACCGCGCCATCCCCATCATCGCGCTGACGGCTTATGCCACACACAGGGACAGGCTGCGCTTCCTGCGCGAGGGTATGAATGATTTCGTCACCAAGCCCTTCAAGGTTGGAGACCTGACCTCGGCGATCGAGAAGGCCCTCGCCCGGCTGCCTTAG
- a CDS encoding methyl-accepting chemotaxis protein produces the protein MKNTSLFVKLGGIAVITSLLTAAVGMSGWLALDDANKSLGGFAANTFPSVNALFECKDGVVSARRIEQSLLIPELSTKDEIASRTVLFEAEWKRVHEGLNAYDALEKNEEEKRIWTEAKAGMAEMEKIQREVLGLVKEGKRTLAMGKSASKGREAFRPVAAKLDTLVKHNSEEARATVAASVAEGKSAQRVLTITAMCCAALSILLSLLAARAISGGLKRVVGFAGAVAGGRLDERLDIDQRDEIGQLAQSLRTMVASLKEMIAHANEQSEQARLRTIEAEQATREADAARAQAEQAKAEGMLQAARRIEGVVAVVTSASGKLSEQIEQSSRGTEVQSQRIGETAAAVSQMNTTVLDVARNAGSAAEMSGKARSQAEDGADIVGKVISGIGEVHKQALSLKTEMTDLGRQAQGIGQILGVISDIADQTNLLALNAAIEAARAGEAGRGFAVVADEVRKLAEKTMTATKEVGDAIRAIQASTRHSIESVDSAVDRIGEATEMAGQSGEALKRIVELAEITSDQVASIATASEEQSAASEEIARSIDDVSRVSNDTAVSMQQSAAAVQELANQAQELRNLVRELQNAPAGGQAALPGARAALALN, from the coding sequence ATGAAAAACACATCCCTTTTCGTTAAGCTGGGCGGCATCGCCGTCATCACCTCGCTGCTGACAGCCGCGGTGGGCATGAGCGGCTGGCTGGCGCTTGACGACGCAAACAAGTCCCTCGGGGGCTTCGCCGCCAACACGTTCCCCTCGGTGAACGCGCTCTTCGAGTGCAAGGACGGCGTCGTCTCCGCCAGGCGTATCGAGCAGAGCCTGCTGATCCCCGAGTTGTCCACCAAGGATGAAATCGCCAGCCGGACGGTCCTGTTCGAAGCCGAATGGAAGCGCGTCCACGAAGGCCTGAATGCCTACGACGCCCTGGAAAAGAATGAAGAGGAAAAACGTATCTGGACCGAGGCCAAGGCAGGCATGGCCGAGATGGAAAAAATCCAGCGCGAGGTCCTGGGCCTGGTCAAGGAAGGCAAACGCACCCTGGCCATGGGCAAGTCCGCCTCCAAGGGTCGCGAGGCATTCCGGCCCGTTGCCGCCAAGCTGGACACGCTCGTCAAGCACAACAGCGAGGAGGCTCGCGCCACCGTCGCCGCCTCCGTGGCGGAGGGCAAGTCCGCGCAACGCGTGCTGACCATTACGGCCATGTGCTGCGCCGCGCTCTCCATCCTGCTCTCGCTGCTCGCGGCCAGGGCCATATCCGGCGGACTCAAGCGCGTGGTGGGCTTCGCCGGAGCCGTGGCTGGCGGCCGCCTGGACGAACGCCTGGACATCGACCAGAGGGACGAAATCGGGCAGCTGGCCCAGAGCCTGCGCACCATGGTCGCCAGCCTGAAGGAGATGATCGCCCACGCCAACGAACAGTCCGAGCAGGCCCGCCTGCGCACCATCGAGGCCGAGCAGGCCACCAGGGAGGCCGACGCCGCCAGGGCCCAGGCCGAACAGGCCAAGGCGGAAGGCATGCTGCAGGCGGCCCGGCGCATCGAGGGCGTGGTGGCGGTGGTCACCTCGGCTTCCGGCAAGCTCTCGGAGCAGATCGAGCAGTCCTCCCGCGGCACCGAGGTGCAGTCTCAGCGCATCGGCGAGACCGCCGCCGCCGTTTCTCAGATGAATACGACCGTTCTGGACGTGGCCCGCAACGCGGGAAGCGCGGCGGAGATGTCGGGCAAGGCCCGCTCCCAGGCGGAAGACGGCGCGGACATCGTGGGCAAGGTGATCTCCGGCATCGGCGAGGTGCACAAGCAGGCCCTTTCCCTGAAAACCGAAATGACGGACCTGGGCAGGCAGGCCCAGGGCATCGGACAGATACTGGGCGTCATCTCCGACATAGCCGACCAGACCAATCTGCTGGCTCTCAACGCGGCCATCGAGGCGGCGAGAGCCGGGGAAGCCGGACGCGGCTTCGCCGTGGTCGCCGACGAGGTGCGCAAGCTGGCCGAAAAGACCATGACCGCCACCAAGGAAGTGGGCGACGCAATCCGCGCCATCCAGGCCAGCACGCGCCACAGCATCGAGAGCGTGGACAGCGCCGTGGACAGGATCGGCGAGGCGACGGAAATGGCCGGGCAGTCCGGCGAGGCCCTCAAGCGCATCGTGGAGCTGGCGGAGATCACCAGCGACCAGGTGGCGTCCATCGCCACCGCCTCGGAGGAGCAGTCCGCCGCCAGCGAGGAGATCGCCCGCTCCATCGACGATGTCAGCCGCGTCTCCAACGATACGGCGGTGTCGATGCAGCAATCGGCCGCCGCGGTTCAGGAACTGGCCAACCAGGCCCAGGAGCTCAGGAACCTCGTGCGGGAATTGCAGAACGCCCCTGCGGGGGGCCAGGCGGCCCTGCCGGGCGCGCGCGCGGCGCTGGCGTTGAACTGA